In Penicillium psychrofluorescens genome assembly, chromosome: 5, a single window of DNA contains:
- a CDS encoding uncharacterized protein (ID:PFLUO_007688-T1.cds;~source:funannotate), producing the protein MTTFTKQAEHETPVISVHPTRRISKINPNIYAGFTEHMGRCIYGGIYDPGNPLSDSNGFRKDVLDALKDLNIPVVRYPGGNFCATYHWLDGVGPKDQRPSRPELAWLGTETNQFGTDEFMKWCEVLGTEPYLCFNFGTGTLDEALAWVEYCNGTGNTYYANLRRKNGRQEPYNVKYWALGNETWGPWQVEQMTKEAYAHKAMQWAKALKLLDPSLILILCGQDGTASWDYYTLKQCLLPAHSALSTSAVPLIDMHSIHLYTCSNDHLPNATAPLAAERAIEITSGLIDLARIENGVPPNQLRPTICFDEWNVWDPIRAEGSQGAEESYTLSDALAVAIWLNVFVRKSRDVAMACIAQSVNVISPLMTTTEGITKQTTWWPLYLFSKYMRGWTVAAHVSCGVYEGETSPAWLRGARDTPWLDVSATLGEDGYANLAVVNIHDEKSFEGVVEGVVGGAEVFTVTAGDVMATNMKGTEEVSVQESTWDGKGPYVFPKHSLTLLRWKAE; encoded by the exons ATGACCACCTTTACCAAACAGGCCGAGCATGAAACGCCCGTCATTTCGGTGCATCCGACCCGGCGCATCTCCAAGATCAACCCTAACATCTATGCCGGCTTTACAGA GCACATGGGCCGATGCATCTACGGCGGGATCTACGACCCGGGCAATCCGCTCTCCGACTCGAACGGATTCCGCAAAGACGTCCTCGACGCGCTGAAGGATCTGAACATCCCTGTCGTGCGCTACCCCGGTGGCAACTTCTGCGCCACGTACCACTGGCTCGATGGCGTAGGCCCTAAAGACCAACGGCCCTCTAG ACCCGAGCTAGCTTGGCTCGGAACGGAAACGAATCAGTTCGGCACGGATGAATTTATGAAGTGGTGTGAGGTACTGGGTACGGAGCCTTACCTCTGCTTCAACTTCGGGACGGGCACTTTGGACGAGG CTCTTGCGTGGGTCGAGTACTGCAATGGCACCGGCAACACGTACTATGCCAACCTGCGGCGGAAGAACGGCCGGCAGGAGCCATACAAC GTCAAATACTGGGCTCTGGGTAATGAGACATGGGGCCCATGgcaggtcgagcagatgACCAAAGAAGCCTACGCGCACAAGGCAATGCAGTGGGCGAAGG CTCTCAAACTGCTCGACCCAAGTCTCATCCTAATTCTCTGCGGCCAAGACGGAACCGCCTCATGGGACTACTACACGCTCAAGCAGTGTCTTCTGCCCGCGCACTCCGCgctctccaccagcgccgtGCCCTTGATCGACATGCACAGCATCCACCTGTACACCTGCTCGAACGATCACCTGCCCAACGCAACCGCGCCACTAGCCGCCGAGCGCGCCATCGAAATCACCTCGGGACTGATCGACCTCGCACGCATCGAGAATGGCGTCCCACCCAACCAGCTCCGACCCACGATCTGCTTCGACGAATGGAACGTGTGGGACCCCATTCGTGCCGAGGGCAGCCAGGGCGCGGAGGAGAGCTACACGCTCTCTGACGCGCTGGCCGTGGCCATCTGGCTGAACGTTTTTGTGCGCAAGAGCCGCGACGTCGCCATGGCGTGCATCGCGCAGAGTGTCAATGTCATCTCCCCGCTGATGACCACCACGGAAGGGATCACGAAGCAGACGACCTGGTGGCCGCTGTATCTGTTCTCGAAGTATATGCGCGGCTGGACGGTGGCGGCGCATGTTTCGTGCGGTGTGTACGAGGGCGAGACCTCGCCGGCTTGGCTGCGCGGGGCGCGCGATACGCCCTGGTTGGATGTCAGTGCgacgctgggcgaggatggGTATGCGAATCTGGCGGTTGTGAATATTCATGACGAGAAGAGCTTTGAGGGTGTGGTCGAAGGCGTTGTGGGCGGTGCAGAGGTCTTTACGGTTACGGCGGGGGATGTTATGGCTACGAACATGAAGGGCACGGAGGAGGTGAGTGTCCAGGAGTCGACGTGGGATGGAAAGGGTCCGTACGTGTTCCCGAAGCACTCTCTGACTCTGCTGCGGTGGAAGGCAGAGTAA
- a CDS encoding uncharacterized protein (ID:PFLUO_007691-T1.cds;~source:funannotate), translating into MTSSFSMGALTKALPSLCRQCQPRASSLRTTRPFSSSLRRSAGPEQASSEPNTNTTAAPTSTRDSSSSLDILTRIAQGNITSSARGRPGNFRRAQSMEDEMLTNPYPDRAPPHHLHVFTHKHNTILTLTRPNGNPMMSMGSGQIGFRKGGRSGFDPAYQLCSHVLAQIQERGYLLEIQRLEIIYRGFGKGRDAFNKVILGNEGRKIRGLVSRVTDSTRIKFGGTRSRRRYSAFSWPSITFSTFSLLPSIIRITYIAVSCVVSRFSSSHPPLTSSWTRRLHAPESPASATRLVRDERLDEYQSSFAGPSKTVWMHPLNPFLRAFFRSTVPGQCTPVENHVLLVPTTECLAGSRDRESSLLYSDLVASEEFLGSHVLRIPMPLGPPTGKEETNVRDNRSKAKQLTTFNGRTVIIKENSVYSNKGFKSLTQALLLSDALYYTPTNESRPWLIYYISRPLIGSYDPARIIPATVPGTETKKTGATAAGKKDGEPNGSPAKQEIKSFHELLSNFPMIARQMQLGLERLFREFSIELGKPLPQPPSHSRSSSASGSESENKLSRTESLTDERSSIRSLSARGRGRGRRPVQSDEYYVDDEDLMRRSLETAVTAAIDLFRLVDKQQLSFLGATTDLTGPLVESLIERYVAEQVHEPLLFPRLCAFRQPEDTELDTRIRQMESIDVSQVGMTMESGREGKSELIRRLGRGVEAFRKMNEAKCPHDMLNTLLGTVKVISFPGSYNRVDGPASEKSSPPVTINADVLVSLLLVVVIRSQIRHLQARLLYMQHFIYIDDVDSGEMGYALSTFEAVLMYLVTDSAGLRRASARNRRLWQATKAGRVSDMKSILEPDEDHQSADEAAPQEPERKSVLFQTDDYDDPDDLPLESSSVYSQPAIANGDLPQEDGSSEAPPLSHVFPFQTWRAGSPYKDYRRPVKKVSMDVRSLSESSAVSFLSRSTTIGSMASGIEGDNSLHTLTKTQDPAGDSIPMMAVESRQTEALKYLLTLEEYYPLEDILDDTNVDGTTLLNAAVQLAHTEIVDVLLDFLFTKADGSLVAFYLTKSDVHGRTAGHYLFSTPSLLPRLGGLLPWRQRDKHGQTPLFALCRSYDHPEYKNMVKAALTAAQRAQGDGKPLQLDDHVDSKGNTLLHIVGDPEITNRILQQSDCDPNATNDKRFTPLMMASKYGRIDQVRILFMDPRVDVHIKETRGLTAVELAKDDEVRNRVDDLILLSHPPPTYTDSSGRVTMVVRSFFVEDATVRFILKSGAPFPSSESVVSRPGSTTYTVTTCRRSFSDFENLAKWLAVEHPASYVPSLSDFRNPFQIHSKPSRSVLHDLQDKLDRFLKTLLTHPTFSTHEMLWEFFLVPELQPGMMADRSQRKAVALTETIADDYEPITVEGMRDTEQFITHAQDMVRSVHATSRSLIRRGHALQNAAADLADAVGLCSSVLYTFEEPASALPASHTDAFFRYATYLSTSSSDSSPLLQYLSALTSIDNTTAAILTSLGRPLSLMATFSATKRNINRSRTSLHSSSQPRKFNLNLPGFEKSRQKSARGLEKKILEGEDQALRVSKEISWNKDVVVSELAGWTSWREKVGRDAIRTYVNDTLVREKERGKRLERCLRSVRETKRASGA; encoded by the exons ATGACCTCCTCTTTCTCAATGGGGGCCTTGACCAAGGCATTGCCGTCCCTATGTCGGCAATGTCAGCCCCGAGCATCGTCCCTACGCACAACGCGACCCTTTTCGTCCTCACTTCGAAGGTCCGCAGGCCCAGAGCAAGCGTCCTCGGAGCCCAATACCAataccaccgccgccccGACCTCAACCCGCGAttcgtcgtcctcgctggACATCTTGACTCGGATCGCACAAGGGAACATTACTTCGTCTGCGCGTGGACGCCCTGGCAACTTCCGAAGGGCGCAGAGCATGGAAGACGAGATGCTCACCAACCCCTACCCCGACCGCGCACCTCCCCACCACCTGCACGTCTTCACACACAAACACAACACGATCCTCACCTTGACACGGCCGAATGGCAACCCCATGATGTCGATGGGCAGCGGCCAGATTGGATTCCGGAAAGGCGGCCGTTCTGGCTTCGACCCGGCGTACCAATTATGCTCGCATGTCCTGGCCCAGATTCAGGAACGAGGATATCTCTTGGAGATCCAGCGACTGGAGATTATCTACCGGGGATTTGGAAAGGGACGGGATGCCTTCAACAAGGTCATTCTGGGGAATGAGGGACGGAAGATCCGCGGGCTGGTCAGCCGAGTGACGGACTCGACGCGGATCAAGTTTGGTGGTACTCGCAGCCGACGG CGGTATAGCGCCTTCAGCTGGCCATCGATCACgttctcgaccttctcccTGTTGCCTTCGATCATCCGGATTACCTACATAG CTGTCTCCTGTGTTGTGTCGCGGTTTTCTTCGTCTCATCCCCCTCTGACCTCATCCTGGACCCGGCGATTGCATGCGCCAGAGTCGCCCGCCTCCGCGACTCGTCTTGTGCGAGACGAACGGCTTGATGAGTACCAGAGTTCTTTCGCTGGGCCGTCCAAAACCGTTTGGATGCACCCTCTAAACCCTTTCCTGCGTGCTTTCTTCCGAAGCACTGTTCCGGGCCAGTGTACTCCCGTCGAGAACCAT GTCTTGCTCGTCCCCACGACAGAATGCCTGGCCGGATCGCGTGACCGGGAATCCTCGCTCCTCTACTCAGACCTCGTCGCGTCGGAAGAGTTTCTAGGAAGCCATGTGCTGCGCATCCCAATGCCCCTTGGCCCTCCAacggggaaagaagagaccaATGTGCGCGATAACCGGAGCAAGGCGAAGCAGCTGACGACCTTCAATGGGAGAACGGTCATCATCAAAGAGAATTCAGTCTACAGCAATAAAG GCTTCAAGTCATTGACCCAGGCGCTACTGCTGTCCGACGCCCTATATTACACCCCGACGAATGAGTCGCGACCATGGCTCATTTACTATATCTCCCGTCCGTTGATCGGCTCCTACGATCCCGCGAGGATCATCCCCGCGACTGTACCAGGGACCGAAACGAAGAAGACCGGGGCGACAGCTGCCGGCAAGAAGGATGGCGAGCCAAATGGGTCGCCTGCGAAACAAGAGATCAAGTCCTTCCATGAACTGCTATCGAACTTTCCCATGATTGCAAGGCAAATGCAATTGGGCCTGGAAAGACTGTTTCGCGAGTTTAGTATAGAGTTGGGCAAACCGCTGCCCCAACCACCGTCACACtcaagatcctcctccgcgtcTGGCAGTGAAAGTGAAAACAAGTTATCGCGCACGGAATCCTTGACAGATGAAAGATCCTCCATCCGCAGCCTGTCGGCccgtggccgaggccgaggccgacgacCAGTCCAGTCAGACGAATACtatgtggatgatgaagacctAATGCGTCGGAGCTTGGAAACTGCTGTCACGGCAGCAATTGACCTCTTTCGCCTGGTAGACAAACAGCAATTGTCATTTCTGGGTGCCACCACAGATCTGACCGGGCCTTTGGTTGAGAGCCTGATTGAGCGCTACGTCGCAGAACAAGTCCATGAACCTTTACTCTTTCCTCGGCTATGTGCCTTCCGACAACCGGAAGACACGGAACTGGACACCCGCATTCGACAAATGGAGAGCATCGATGTCTCTCAGGTTGGCATGACCATGGAAAGCGGGCGGGAGGGAAAGAGCGAGCTAATTCGACGACTCGGGCGAGGAGTGGAAGCATTTCGGAAAATGAACGAGGCAAAATGCCCTCACGATATGCTCAACACTCTCCTGGGGACGGTCAAGGTCATCTCTTTTCCCGGTAGCTATAACCGGGTGGATGGACCCGCGTCTGAAAAGAGTTCACCTCCCGTGACGATCAACGCCGACGTTCTGGTCTCTCTCCTGCTAGTGGTTGTGATCCGGTCTCAAATTCGACACTTGCAAGCGCGTTTGTTGTATATGCAGCATTTTATCTATATCGACGACGTGGACAGTGGTGAAATGGGCTATGCCTTGAGCACATTCGAGGCGGTTTTGATGTACCTTGTCACCGATTCGGCGGGTCTGCGACGTGCCAGTGCCCGAAATAGACGCCTGTGGCAGGCCACCAAAGCAGGCAGGGTTTCAGACATGAAGAGCATTTTGGAACCAGATGAAGATCACCAATCTGCGGACGAGGCTGCTCCTCAGGAGCCCGAGCGAAAATCTGTTCTCTTCCAGACGGATGATTACGATGACCCAGACGACTTGCCCCTGGAGTCGTCATCCGTGTacagccagccagccattGCGAATGGCGATCTACCACAGGAAGATGGCTCATCTGAAGCACCGCCCTTGTCACATGTGTTCCCGTTCCAGACTTGGAGGGCTGGGTCGCCTTACAAGGATTATCGCCGGCCTGTGAAGAAGGTATCGATGGACGTTCGCAGCTTGTCCGAGTCTTCTGCTGTTTCTTTCTTATCTCGCTCAACAACGATTGGGTCTATGGCAAGTGGGATTGAAGGTGACAACTCCCTTCACACCCTGACAAAGACTCAAGATCCTGCTGGAGATTCAATTCCTATGATGGCGGTGGAGAGCCGTCAGACGGAGGCGTTGAAGTATCTTCTCACTCTGGAGGAATACTATCCGTTGGAAGACATTCTCGATGATACCAACGTAGATGGAACAACACTCCTTAACGCGGCCGTGCAACTAGCTCACACGGAGATCGTCGATGTTCTTCTGGATTTCCTTTTCACCAAGGCAGATGGGAGTCTCGTTGCTTTCTACCTCACCAAGTCAGACGTCCATGGCCGCACAGCTGGACACTACCTCTTCAGTACTCCTTCTCTTTTGCCCAGATTGGGCGGCCTTTTACCTTGGCGACAGCGTGACAAGCATGGACAGACACCGCTCTTTGCTCTCTGTCGGTCCTACGACCATCCGGAATACAAGAACATGGTCAAGGCCGCATTGACAGCGGCCCAACGAGCCCAAGGTGATGGCAAACCTCTTCAGCTTGACGATCATGTGGACTCCAAGGGTAATACTCTGTTGCACATCGTTGGCGATCCGGAGATCACCAACCGCATTTTACAACAGAGCGACTGTGATCCAAACGCCACCAATGACAAGAGGTTCACGCCTTTAATGATGGCGAGTAAGTACGGACGAATTGACCAAGTTCGGATCTTGTTTATGGACCCACGGGTCGACGTTCATATTAAGGAGACCCGTGGACTGACGGCAGTGGAACTGGCAAAAGACGATGAAGTACGAAACCGGGTCGACGATTTGATCCTTCtctcccatcctcccccGACATATACAGACTCCTCTGGTCGTGTGACCATGGTCGTGCGGTCATTTTTTGTAGAGGATGCCACAGTGCGCTTCATCCTGAAGTCTGGGGCGCCATTCCCGTCATCTGAATCAGTGGTGTCTCGGCCCGGATCCACGACGTACACCGTCACGACTTGCCGTCGCAGCTTTTCCGACTTTGAAAACCTCGCCAAGTGGTTGGCAGTGGAGCACCCGGCATCCTACGTGCCGTCACTGTCCGATTTCCGCAACCCATTCCAAATACACTCAAAGCCATCGCGATCTGTGCTTCATGATCTTCAGGACAAACTCGACCGTTTCCTCAAGACGCTCTTGACCCATCCGACCTTCTCGACGCATGAAATGCTCTGGGAGTTCTTTCTGGTCCCGGAACTACAGCCTGGGATGATGGCCGATCGGTCTCAGCGCAAGGCCGTGGCGCTCACCGAGACGATCGCCGACGACTATGAGCCCATCACCGTCGAGGGGATGCGAGACACGGAGCAATTCATCACCCACGCCCAGGACATGGTCCGCAGCGTCCACGCGACCTCGCGCAGTCTGATCCGCCGAGGTCATGCGCTGCAAaacgccgccgccgacctAGCAGACGCCGTGGGCCTCTGCTCGTCCGTTCTCTACACCTTCGAAGAACCCGCCAGTGCACTTCCCGCCTCCCACACGGACGCCTTCTTCCGCTACGCCACGTAcctctccacctccagcTCCGACTCCTCGCCTCTCCTGCAGTATCTATCCGCGCTGACCTCCATCGACAACACCACAGCGGCAATCCTCACCTCCCTAGGCCGCCCGCTTTCCCTGATGGCCACCTTCAGCGCCACAAAGCGCAACATAAACCGCTCGCGCACATCTCTACATTCGTCGTCTCAGCCGCGCAAATTCAACCTCAACCTCCCGGGCTTCGAAAAGTCTCGCCAGAAATCCGCGCGGGGCCTCGAGAAGAAAATCCTCGAAGGCGAAGACCAGGCCTTGCGCGTCTCCAAGGAAATCTCATGGAATAAGGACGTCGTGGTCAGTGAGCTGGCAGGGTGGACGTCGTGGCGGGAGAAGGTGGGCCGCGATGCCATCCGGACCTATGTCAACGACACGCTCGTTCGTGAAAAGGAGCGAGGTAAGCGCCTGGAGCGCTGTCTAAGGAGTGTCAGGGAGACGAAGAGGGCGAGTGGGGCATAA
- a CDS encoding uncharacterized protein (ID:PFLUO_007690-T1.cds;~source:funannotate), which translates to MPNVHLTIKSNTQAMPSLNASAIATSKRFWDSSTPAAIVIPSEMAFPKGSKPPTTQKDYRKSSIAAASIMTVVTLAAIIFLVAWYLRRARRERRRREKEELSLNALGPSTFTLAEDTTKALDDFLMKEEDQQSERASIMFSRSRSPSLSFVVDETDRRNSISRLYRTSLDASATSLSKNETSSKRVSTEGTARPSTSTSERYTPSSQNLSVQQQPSSPVSRLSQLSTVPPTERSSQLWSTTTGTAEDIIPTTLSREPGSSRTSRSTEHKTRPSASVRSSQTLSRRSEASMELGSPWSLQSVAWMFDEPENPRRAHAGGSRGGGLGESARDIRGSNDSSSRPGSGQSSRRSTVVHPASPLSQSFGS; encoded by the coding sequence ATGCCCAACGTACACCTTACCATAAAGTCCAACACGCAAGCGATGCCGTCCCTCAATGCCAGCGCAATCGCAACCTCCAAACGCTTCTGGGACTCATCCACACCCGCCGCCATCGTGATCCCATCCGAAATGGCCTTCCCCAAGGGCAGCAAACCACCGACCACACAAAAAGACTACCGCAAGAgctccatcgccgcagcGTCCATCATGACCGTGGTCACTCTcgcggccatcatcttcctggTGGCGTGGTACCTCCGCCGCGCGCGACGAGAGCGTCGCCGGCGCGAAAAGGAAGAGTTGAGTCTGAATGCTCTCGGTCCGTCGACTTTCACTCTGGCAGAGGATACGACCAAGGCGCTTGATGACTTCCTcatgaaagaagaagaccagcagTCCGAGCGCGCCTCTATCATGTTTAGTCGGAGCCGCTCGCCGTCTCTCTCTttcgtcgtcgacgagacAGACCGTCGCAACTCGATATCCCGCCTCTACCGCACGAGTCTCGATGCCTCAGCGACTAGTCTGAGCAAGAATGAGACTTCCTCGAAACGCGTGTCTACCGAGGGCACAGCCCGGCCGAGCACGTCAACCTCTGAGCGATACACGCCCTCCTCGCAGAATCTCTCagtgcagcagcagccctCCAGCCCAGTCTCGCGACTCTCGCAGTTGTCCACGGTGCCTCCGACTGAACGTTCGTCGCAGCTATGGAGCACAACCACAGGAACGGCAGAAGACATTATCCCCACAACCCTCAGCCGCGAGCCCGGCAGCTCCCGTACCTCGCGCTCAACGGAGCATAAAACACGTCCATCAGCCAGCGTGCGCAGCTCGCAGACCCTTTCGCGCCGATCTGAGGCGTCGATGGAGCTAGGCAGCCCATGGTCGTTGCAGTCCGTCGCATGGATGTTCGACGAGCCCGAGAACCCGCGCAGAGCTCATGCAGGAGGCTCTCGAGGAGGTGGATTAGGTGAATCGGCGAGGGATATTCGGGGCTCGAAcgattcttcttctcgtcccGGCTCGGGACAGTCGTCGCGGCGGTCTACGGTTGTGCATCCTGCTTCGCCTCTGTCGCAGTCTTTTGGCAGTTGA
- a CDS encoding uncharacterized protein (ID:PFLUO_007693-T1.cds;~source:funannotate) codes for MSPTESKKRLALAIIDFLGSSLKDGTLTADDAESIEIAQSCIADTFKVDPTDSAAVNDAVGGQSLANIYSVYEKLRGKSSPQSADTGAQSSETADQTKAGAPTTESDKLKSEGNGAMARKEYSQAIELYTKALEIAPANPIYLSNRAAAFSAAGQHEKAADDAELATAVDPKYSKAWSRLGLARFDMGDYNAAKEAYEKGIGAEGNGGSEAMKRGLETSKRKLEEAGRAPEPPAEDLDTAPGASRGAGGMPDLSSLASMFGGGAGGGGGGGAGGMPDLGSMMNNPMFSSMAQNLMSNPDMLSNLMSNPRLRQMAENFGQGGGMPDMSSLMSDPSVAEMARNMMGGGGGAGGGAGAGRGEGGQ; via the exons ATG TCTCCCACAGAAAGCAAGAAGCGcctggccttggccattATCGACTTCCTGGGCTCCAGCCTGAAGGACGGCACCCTGaccgccgacgatgccgagtCGATTGAGATCGCCCAGTCCTGTATCGCCGACACCTTCAAGGTGGACCCGACCGACTCGGCCGCCGTGAACGACGCCGTGGGCGGCCAGTCCCTGGCCAACATCTACAGTGTCTACGAGAAGCTGCGGGGCAAGTCCTCGCCTCAATCCGCCGACACCGGGGCACAGTCATCTGAAACTGCCGACCAGACCAAGGCTGGTGCGCCGACTACCGAATCCGACAAGCTCAAGTCCGAGGGTAATGGCGCCATGGCCCGCAAGGAATACAGCCAGGCTATTGAGCTCTACAccaaggcgctggagattgCCCCCGCCAACCCGATCTACCTTTCTAACCGGGCCGCGGCGTTCTCGGCCGCGGGACAGCACGAGAAGGCTGCGGACGACGCTGAGCTGGCCACTGCGGTGGATCCCAAGTACTCTAAGGCGTGGAGCCGGCTGGGTCTCGCCCGCTTCGACATGGGCGATTACAATGCCGCCAAGGAGGCCTATGAGAAGGGCATCGGGGCCGAGGGCAATGGTGGCAGCGAGGCCATGAAGCGTGGCCTTGAGACCTCCAAGCGCAAGCTCGAGGAGGCCGGCCGTGCCCCGGAGCCTCCCGCTGAGGATCTGGATACTGCTCCCGGCGCGTCCCGTGGTGCAGGTGGTATGCCTGATCTGTCGTCGCTGGCTAGCATGTTTGGtggaggtgctggtggtggtggcggcggtggtgcaGGTGGCATGCCCGACCTGGGTTCCATGATGAACAACCCTATGTTTTCCAGCATGGCTCAGAACCTCATGAGCAATCCCGATATGCTCAGCAACCTGATGAGCAACCCTCGCCTCAGACAGATGGCTGAGAACTTTGGCCAGGGAGGTGGCATGCCGGACATGTCCAGTCTGATGAGCGACCCGAGCGTTGCTGAGAT GGCCCGCAACATgatgggtggtggaggtggtgccggtggtggtgccggtgccggacgaggagaaggtggccAGTAA
- a CDS encoding uncharacterized protein (ID:PFLUO_007692-T1.cds;~source:funannotate), which yields MSATARAATLRSRAPALRAPSQQLASRASAFSSVSAQTLVFSSSRRTALPASPLSATQLISPFAALPLTRSFHVATALWQQKQQQPSQEQQKEEKKDEDGKPEDKSEGEQSKEEKGEEKKEDASPPPPHGDKTPWQVFRETLQTEFKASKEWNESTKALASSAHELSENENVKRARAAYEAASGAAQTRTSAALKTTGQAIGKSAAWTWNTPVVKGVRKGVTATGSGIERATRPVRETEAYRNVKDTLDDGSSSRYGGWVEKEERRKQRKRREELEAKTGKRQSGPLEEDPEAGTNVTLHKDAAWKESWRDFRDSNPMMQRLFSMKEVYNESENPLISTARSISDRVAGFFAENETAMVIKKFREIDPNFQMEEFIREMREYMLPEVLDAYVKGDVETLKLWLSDAQYHVYAALAQQYTTAGLKSDGRILDIRGVDVSHARLLEPGEIPVFVITCRTQEVHVYRNVKSGELAAGMEDKVQLVTYAIGMTRIPEEVSNPETRGWRLIELQKAARDYI from the exons ATGTCTGCCACGGCGCGGGCGGCGACATTGCGATCTCGGGCCCCGGCCCTACGAGCACCCTCCCAGCAGTTGGCTTCTCGAGCCTCGGCGTTTTCGTCAGTCTCAGCGCAGACTCTGGTCTTCTCGTCAAGCCGACGAACTGCCCTCCCCGCTTCTCCCCTCTCCGCTACCCAGCTTATTTCTCCATTTGCCGCTCTCCCTTTGACCCGATCTTTCCACGTCGCAACTGCTCTCTGGCAacagaagcagcagcagccaagCCAGGAgcagcaaaaagaagaaaagaaggacgaggacgGAAAACCGGAGGACAAGTCAGAAGGCGAGcagtccaaggaggagaagggcgaggagaagaaggaagacgcttctccgccaccaccccaCGGAGACAAGACCCCTTGGCAAGTGTTCCGGGAGACTCTCCAAACCGAGTTCAAGGCGTCCAAGGAGTGGAACGAGTCCACCAAGGCGCTGGCCTCTTCGGCGCACGAGCTCAGCGAGAACGAGAACGTTAAGCGTGCACGCGCGGCCTACGAAGCCGCCTCGGGTGCCGCTCAGACGCGCACCTCCGCAGCTCTGAAAACTACTGGTCAAGCAATTGGCAAGAGTGCGGCCTGGACATGGAATACCCCCGTGGTTAAGGGCGTTCGGAAGGGTGTCACCGCCACCGGTTCGGGAATCGAGCGGGCCACGAGACCTGTGCGAGAGACTGAAGCCTACCGGAACGTGAAGGATACTCTTGACGATGGGAGCAGCTCCCGCTATGGTGGAtgggttgagaaggaagagcGTCGCAAACAGCGGAAGCGCCGAGAGGAACTGGAGGCCAAGACTGGCAAGCGGCAGTCGGGGCCCTTGGAGGAAGATCCTGA GGCCGGCACAAACGTCACCCTTCACAAAGATGCTGCCTGGAAGGAATCGTGGCGTGACTTCCGCGATTCCAACCCGATGATGCAGAGACTCTTCTCCATGAAGGAGGTTTACAACGAGTCGGAGAACCCTCTTATCAGTACGGCGCGCAGCATCTCCGACCGGGTTGCTGGGTTTTTCGCAGAGAATGAGACTGCCATGGTCATTAAAAAGTTCCGTGAGATCGACCCGAACTTCCAGATGGAGGAGTTCATCCGCGAGATGCGCGAATACATGCTCCCGGAGGTTCTCGATGCCTATGTCAAGGGCGATGTTGAGACACTCAAGCTCTGGCTCTCCGATGCGCAGTACCACGTCTACGCAGCTCTCGCTCAACAATACACCACTGCCGGTTTGAAGTCGGATGGCCGCATTCTGGACATCCgtggtgttgatgtttcGCATGCTCGCCTGCTGGAACCTGGCGAGATCCCTGTATTCGTCATCACCTGCCGGACGCAGGAAGTTCATGTCTACCGCAACGTCAAGAGCGGCGAACTTGCCGCAGGTATGGAGGACAAGGTGCAACTGGTCACCTACGCCATCGGCATGACTCGGATACCTGAAGAAGTCAGCAACCCCGAAACCCGAGGCTGGCGCTTGATTGAGCTGCAGAAGGCCGCTCGCGACTACATCTAA
- a CDS encoding uncharacterized protein (ID:PFLUO_007689-T1.cds;~source:funannotate), with translation MPLVVPGINSAPDSKSDWANKLMGKKLSDTTSDVNSFAKKDLPESHRVLKPDDFATTDHKPSRLNVHVGEDGTVHNVTYG, from the exons ATGCCTCTCGTCGTCCCCGGTATCAACTCTGCCCCCGACTCCAAGTCCGACTGGGCGAATAAGCTCATGGGCAAGAAACTGAGTGACACGACTAGCGATGTCAAC TCGTTTGCGAAGAAGGACCTGCCGGAGTCGCACCGAGTGCTAAAGCCGGATGATTTTGCGACGACGGATCACAAGCCGTCGAG ACTCAATGTTCACGTCGGCGAGGATGGGACTGTTCACAACGTGACTTATGGTTAA